In the genome of Myxococcus stipitatus, one region contains:
- a CDS encoding alpha/beta hydrolase, giving the protein MPHAGARRISASTQTRSHGMQSITFRSGPFTLAGNLHLPSDFSGNRPYAAVVVVHPGGGVKEQTSGLYAAKLALDGFVALAYDASYQGDSSGEPRHLEDPSARVEDIRAAVDHLTTLPFVQRERIGVLGICAGGGYAIHAAMTDSRLKAVGAVSAVNIGAMIRQGWDGSTAPAQTLGLRDAGSARRTAEHGGEAITYMPLAPTHRDPSLPADLRDAYDYYHTARAQHRNSPSKTPLRSLSQLVGYDAFHLAELLMTQPLRLFAGSKAGSLWHSQQVFERAASGNKQLHIVEGANHIDLYDGSRYVSEVLAKLVPFFREQL; this is encoded by the coding sequence GTGCCCCACGCGGGCGCCCGCCGTATCTCTGCGTCCACACAGACACGGAGCCACGGCATGCAATCCATCACCTTCCGAAGCGGGCCCTTCACCCTGGCGGGCAACCTCCACCTTCCCAGCGACTTCTCCGGGAATCGCCCGTACGCGGCGGTCGTCGTCGTCCACCCGGGCGGCGGCGTCAAGGAGCAGACGTCGGGCCTCTACGCCGCGAAGCTGGCGCTCGATGGCTTCGTCGCCCTCGCCTACGACGCGTCCTACCAGGGCGACAGCAGCGGCGAGCCCCGCCACCTCGAGGACCCGTCCGCGCGCGTCGAGGACATCCGCGCCGCCGTGGACCACCTCACGACCCTGCCCTTCGTCCAGCGCGAGCGCATCGGCGTGCTCGGCATCTGCGCCGGAGGGGGTTACGCCATCCACGCGGCCATGACCGACTCGCGACTCAAGGCGGTGGGCGCGGTGAGCGCGGTCAACATCGGCGCGATGATTCGCCAGGGCTGGGATGGGAGCACCGCCCCCGCGCAGACGCTCGGACTGCGCGACGCCGGCTCCGCGCGGCGCACCGCCGAGCACGGAGGCGAGGCCATCACCTACATGCCGCTCGCGCCGACCCACCGCGACCCAAGCCTGCCCGCCGACCTCCGCGACGCCTACGACTACTACCACACGGCTCGCGCCCAGCACCGCAACTCGCCGAGCAAGACCCCGCTGCGCAGCCTGAGCCAGCTCGTCGGCTACGACGCCTTCCACCTGGCGGAGCTGCTGATGACCCAGCCGCTGCGACTGTTCGCGGGCAGCAAGGCAGGCTCGCTGTGGCACAGCCAACAGGTGTTCGAACGGGCGGCGAGCGGCAACAAGCAGCTCCACATCGTCGAGGGCGCGAACCACATCGACCTCTATGATGGCTCCCGGTACGTCTCCGAGGTGCTGGCGAAGCTCGTCCCCTTCTTCCGCGAGCAGCTCTGA
- a CDS encoding metalloregulator ArsR/SmtB family transcription factor — MTTSHRHFKDAIYEQFARVGKALSAPKRLELLDLLSQSPRTVEALAEQAALSVANASQHLQVLRAARLVEADKKGLYVEYRLADVEVSRFFLSLRGLAEARLAELSQVTREYFEERGGVEGVGGDELLRRVRSGKVTVLDVRPAEEYRAGHLPGALSIPVGELKARLKELPKGREVVAYCRGPYCVMALEAVEFLREKGFEAHRLEQGVNDWRARGWRVEHTVA; from the coding sequence ATGACAACGTCGCACCGGCACTTCAAGGACGCCATCTACGAGCAGTTCGCGCGGGTCGGGAAGGCCCTGTCGGCTCCCAAGCGCCTCGAGTTGCTGGACCTGTTGAGCCAGAGTCCTCGCACCGTGGAGGCGCTTGCTGAGCAGGCGGCCCTCTCGGTGGCGAACGCCTCGCAGCACCTCCAGGTGCTCCGCGCGGCGCGGCTCGTGGAGGCCGACAAGAAGGGCCTCTACGTCGAGTACCGCCTCGCCGACGTGGAGGTCAGCCGGTTCTTCCTCTCGCTGCGAGGGCTGGCCGAGGCCCGCCTGGCCGAGCTCAGCCAGGTCACGCGCGAGTACTTCGAGGAGCGCGGCGGCGTGGAGGGCGTCGGAGGAGACGAGCTCCTGCGGCGCGTGCGCTCGGGCAAGGTCACGGTGTTGGACGTGCGCCCCGCCGAGGAGTACCGAGCGGGGCACCTCCCCGGCGCCCTCTCCATCCCCGTCGGAGAGCTCAAGGCCCGCCTCAAGGAGCTGCCCAAGGGCCGGGAGGTCGTCGCGTACTGCCGGGGCCCCTACTGCGTGATGGCGCTCGAGGCCGTCGAGTTCCTCCGCGAGAAGGGCTTCGAGGCGCATCGCCTGGAGCAGGGAGTCAATGACTGGCGCGCCCGCGGCTGGCGCGTCGAGCACACCGTGGCATGA
- a CDS encoding MFS transporter: MKPVRLGLRQNLGQFSLLVVVNAFVGAMIGMERTLLPSIAEQEFRLAEKSAVLSFILVFGLTKALTNYLAGRMSDRFGRKQVLVAGWLVATPVPFLLMWAPTWSWVLFANVLLGISQGLTWSTTVIMKIDLAGPQKRGLAMGLNEFAGYFAVAGSALATGIVAARHGLRPEPFYMGVAFVALGLLLSVFAVRETRHHVTHEATRSRASSEKPLSAREVFLRTSFKDRDLASVCQAGLVNNLNDGMAWGLFPWVYAAAGMSLARIGTLAAIYPAVWGLGQLVTGAWSDRVGRKGLIVAGKVAQAIGLGVIALGGTFGEFAFGAGLIGLGTAMVYPTLLAAIGDVAHPSWRASAVGVYRLWRDSGYALGALLAGILADSFGLVTATLVVAALNLASGVEVALRLREPLRRPTAAR, encoded by the coding sequence ATGAAGCCCGTCCGCCTCGGCCTCCGGCAGAACCTGGGCCAGTTCTCGCTGCTCGTCGTCGTCAATGCCTTCGTCGGAGCGATGATTGGGATGGAGCGGACCCTCCTGCCCTCCATCGCGGAGCAGGAGTTCCGCCTCGCCGAGAAGTCGGCCGTGCTATCGTTCATCCTCGTCTTCGGATTGACGAAGGCGCTGACGAACTACTTGGCCGGGCGCATGTCGGACCGCTTCGGCCGCAAGCAGGTCCTCGTCGCGGGCTGGCTCGTCGCGACGCCCGTCCCCTTCCTCCTCATGTGGGCGCCGACCTGGTCGTGGGTCCTCTTCGCGAACGTGCTGCTCGGCATCAGCCAAGGCCTCACGTGGTCGACGACGGTCATCATGAAGATTGACCTCGCGGGCCCCCAGAAGCGCGGCCTGGCCATGGGCCTCAACGAGTTCGCCGGGTACTTCGCCGTCGCGGGGAGCGCGCTGGCCACGGGCATCGTGGCCGCGCGCCATGGCCTGCGCCCCGAGCCTTTCTACATGGGCGTGGCCTTCGTCGCGCTCGGCCTCCTGCTCTCGGTGTTCGCCGTGCGCGAGACGCGGCACCACGTCACCCACGAAGCGACGCGCTCGCGGGCGTCATCGGAGAAGCCGCTCAGCGCGCGCGAGGTCTTCCTTCGCACCAGCTTCAAGGACCGGGACCTCGCCTCGGTCTGCCAGGCGGGGCTCGTCAACAACCTCAATGACGGCATGGCGTGGGGCCTGTTCCCATGGGTCTATGCCGCCGCGGGGATGAGCCTCGCCCGGATTGGCACCCTCGCGGCCATCTACCCCGCCGTGTGGGGACTGGGTCAGCTCGTCACCGGCGCCTGGTCGGACCGCGTGGGGCGCAAGGGCTTGATTGTCGCGGGCAAGGTGGCGCAGGCCATCGGCCTGGGTGTCATCGCCCTCGGTGGCACGTTCGGCGAGTTCGCCTTCGGCGCGGGGCTCATCGGCCTTGGCACCGCGATGGTGTATCCCACGCTGCTCGCGGCCATCGGCGACGTCGCGCACCCGTCCTGGCGGGCGTCCGCCGTCGGCGTGTACCGGCTCTGGCGCGACAGCGGCTATGCGCTTGGCGCCCTCCTGGCGGGCATCCTCGCGGACTCGTTCGGACTCGTGACCGCAACACTCGTCGTCGCCGCGCTGAACCTCGCCTCCGGCGTCGAGGTCGCGCTCCGGCTTCGCGAGCCCCTCCGGCGCCCGACCGCCGCCCGCTGA
- a CDS encoding AraC family transcriptional regulator: MTLRFRVAYTLPRRLAEMGISPEAVLRRACLPLGLFDVEKIQVTTDEFFALYRGITESSDDPAIGLKLGTEHRVERYDPVAIAGLYARSFRDAIERIARYKALLCPEELRLSERGDESEVRFIWSFGDEREPPLLVDHCFAWLLGVGRKGTERPLTPKRVELQRAVAHKPMYEAHFGCSVKFKARHDALVFHRADLDLPFVSHNPDLLGVIAPQLELELGKRLPSSSLGERAKSVLKRQLAGQRPAIQQVASELSVSTRTLQRRLSEEGFSFQGLLEEARRELARHYLAHSPLELSEIAYLLGYEDANSFFRAFHHWEGVPPGQWRVGQARA; the protein is encoded by the coding sequence ATGACTCTTCGATTTCGCGTCGCATACACGCTGCCGCGACGGCTCGCGGAGATGGGCATCTCGCCGGAGGCAGTGCTCCGGCGCGCATGCCTGCCCCTGGGCTTGTTCGACGTGGAGAAAATCCAGGTCACGACCGACGAGTTCTTCGCGCTCTACCGAGGCATCACCGAGAGCAGCGACGACCCGGCCATCGGCCTCAAGCTGGGCACCGAGCACCGGGTCGAGCGATATGACCCGGTCGCCATCGCCGGCCTGTACGCCCGCTCCTTCCGGGACGCCATCGAGCGCATCGCGCGCTACAAAGCCCTCCTCTGTCCCGAGGAGCTCCGGCTGTCCGAGCGGGGCGACGAGAGCGAGGTCCGCTTCATCTGGTCCTTCGGCGACGAGCGCGAGCCCCCCTTGCTGGTGGACCACTGCTTCGCCTGGCTGCTGGGGGTCGGAAGGAAGGGCACCGAGCGCCCGCTCACCCCGAAGCGCGTGGAGCTCCAGCGCGCCGTCGCACACAAACCGATGTACGAGGCGCACTTCGGCTGCTCCGTGAAGTTCAAGGCGCGCCATGACGCCCTCGTCTTCCATCGGGCGGACCTGGACCTGCCGTTCGTCTCCCACAACCCGGACCTGCTGGGCGTCATCGCGCCCCAGCTCGAGCTGGAGCTTGGCAAGCGGCTCCCCTCGTCGAGCCTGGGTGAGCGCGCCAAGAGCGTCTTGAAGCGTCAGCTCGCGGGGCAGCGTCCCGCCATCCAGCAGGTCGCCAGCGAGCTGAGCGTGAGCACGCGGACACTGCAGCGTCGGCTCAGCGAAGAGGGCTTCTCCTTCCAGGGCCTGCTCGAGGAGGCGCGGCGAGAGCTGGCCCGGCACTACCTGGCCCACTCCCCGCTGGAGCTCAGCGAGATTGCGTACCTCCTGGGCTACGAGGACGCGAACTCCTTCTTCCGCGCCTTCCACCACTGGGAAGGTGTTCCTCCCGGCCAGTGGCGGGTGGGGCAAGCCCGGGCCTGA